Proteins found in one Methanomicrobiales archaeon genomic segment:
- a CDS encoding TIGR00289 family protein: MQLGALVSGGKDSLFACHRAMQKEHVACLITVVSANPESYMFHTPNVRLVELQAEAAALPLVQEETRGEKERELADLKRAIETAREEHGIEGVVSGAILSVYQATRIQRICHALGLWSFNPLWHADPEAYMEELIASGFSPLIAGVYSCPFDASWLGRRIDARALSDLKGIAEKHRVTLTGEGGEYETFVLDAPFFKKRIEILSAERTYRNYNGLYRIREARLVEK; the protein is encoded by the coding sequence ATGCAGCTCGGCGCCCTCGTCTCCGGCGGGAAGGACTCCCTCTTCGCCTGCCACAGGGCGATGCAGAAAGAGCACGTAGCCTGCCTCATCACTGTCGTATCCGCGAACCCGGAGAGCTACATGTTCCATACGCCCAACGTCCGCCTGGTGGAGCTGCAGGCAGAAGCCGCCGCTCTCCCGCTGGTGCAGGAGGAGACGCGCGGCGAGAAGGAGAGGGAACTGGCAGACCTGAAGCGGGCGATCGAGACCGCCCGGGAGGAGCACGGGATAGAAGGGGTCGTCAGCGGTGCGATCCTCTCGGTCTATCAGGCGACCCGCATCCAGCGCATCTGCCATGCTCTCGGCCTCTGGAGCTTCAACCCCCTCTGGCATGCGGACCCGGAGGCGTACATGGAGGAGCTGATCGCCTCCGGGTTCTCACCCCTGATAGCGGGAGTATACTCCTGCCCATTCGACGCCTCCTGGCTGGGCCGCCGCATCGATGCGCGGGCACTCTCCGATCTGAAGGGCATCGCAGAGAAACACCGCGTCACCCTCACCGGAGAGGGCGGGGAGTACGAGACGTTCGTCCTGGATGCACCGTTTTTCAAGAAAAGGATCGAGATCCTCTCGGCGGAGAGGACGTACCGCAACTACAACGGCCTCTACCGCATCAGGGAGGCGCGGCTGGTGGAGAAATGA
- a CDS encoding ATP-binding protein, with the protein MLSLLLVGDDQEYLDAARLWLERVCGLAVTISNSAIGALELLRERAFDAILAEQGTCGMDGLSLLREARLLDRGIFEALLVEEGSAETAIAAINSGVNYYILKRGNPRQQFAGFRAALHAARDPARSVRGEGMAPLRNCGREMIFTWMMDAAPYGCYIVDIRTDIVLHCNDRFLEMMGMAHLRSMLDRGELKHGDLIRAWLPMVADPATFMAACGPLPSGEHRTCIEDEIALRDGRLIHRFSAEIRNCGDRCHGRFYLFSDVTGQKRAERELQTYQRRLEDLVEGRTRELQQMVEQLVREVQQRKEAEEQLHRYARDLQRSNEDLERFAYVVSHDLQEPIRMIVSYAQLLQRRYGGRLDADADDFIGFIEQGGRRMQALVTDLLAYSRISTQAQPLQPTDCTAVLREVLEGLRLQIEEVHAEVAWTPLPTVVADASQLRQVFQNLIENAIKFRREGVPPRVHVAAERRNSMVQFSVADNGIGIEPPYYDKIFVIFQRLHAQERYPGTGIGLAVVKRIVERHGGRIWVESEPGKGSTFFFTLPAVER; encoded by the coding sequence ATGTTATCGCTCCTACTGGTCGGCGATGACCAGGAGTATCTGGATGCCGCCCGCCTCTGGCTGGAGAGGGTATGCGGTTTGGCAGTGACCATCTCGAACTCCGCTATCGGGGCGCTCGAGCTGCTGCGGGAACGGGCGTTCGATGCCATACTCGCGGAGCAGGGGACGTGCGGGATGGACGGGCTCTCGCTCCTCCGGGAGGCGCGGCTCCTGGACAGGGGGATCTTCGAAGCCCTGCTGGTGGAGGAGGGCAGCGCAGAGACGGCCATTGCCGCGATCAACAGCGGCGTGAACTATTATATCCTGAAGAGGGGCAATCCGCGGCAGCAGTTTGCCGGGTTCAGAGCAGCGCTGCATGCAGCACGAGATCCTGCCCGTAGCGTGCGGGGGGAGGGGATGGCGCCCCTCCGGAACTGCGGGAGGGAGATGATCTTCACCTGGATGATGGATGCGGCCCCCTACGGATGCTACATCGTGGATATCCGTACGGACATCGTCCTCCACTGCAACGACCGCTTCCTCGAAATGATGGGCATGGCTCACCTGCGATCGATGCTGGATCGCGGGGAGCTGAAACACGGGGATCTGATCCGGGCCTGGCTCCCGATGGTCGCCGACCCCGCGACCTTCATGGCCGCATGCGGACCCCTCCCCTCCGGGGAGCACAGGACCTGCATCGAGGACGAGATCGCTCTTCGAGACGGCCGGCTCATACACCGATTCTCGGCCGAAATCCGAAACTGCGGGGATCGCTGCCACGGGAGATTCTACCTCTTCTCGGATGTCACGGGGCAGAAAAGAGCGGAGAGAGAGCTGCAGACCTACCAGCGGCGCCTAGAAGATCTGGTCGAAGGGCGCACGCGGGAGCTCCAGCAGATGGTCGAGCAGCTGGTCCGGGAGGTGCAGCAGCGAAAGGAAGCGGAGGAGCAGCTGCACCGATACGCGCGGGACCTCCAGAGGAGCAACGAGGATCTGGAGCGGTTCGCTTACGTGGTCAGCCACGACCTCCAGGAGCCGATCCGCATGATCGTCAGCTATGCGCAGCTGCTGCAGCGTCGGTACGGCGGGAGGCTGGATGCGGATGCCGACGATTTCATCGGGTTCATCGAGCAGGGAGGGCGACGGATGCAGGCGCTGGTCACCGACCTGCTCGCGTATTCACGTATCAGCACGCAGGCGCAGCCGCTCCAGCCGACGGACTGCACTGCCGTTCTCCGGGAGGTTCTGGAGGGTCTCCGCCTCCAGATCGAGGAGGTGCACGCCGAGGTCGCCTGGACCCCCCTGCCCACGGTTGTGGCCGACGCCTCCCAGCTCCGCCAGGTCTTCCAGAACCTGATCGAGAACGCGATCAAGTTCCGGCGGGAGGGCGTGCCACCGCGGGTCCATGTTGCGGCAGAGCGACGCAACAGCATGGTCCAGTTCAGCGTCGCCGACAACGGGATCGGGATCGAGCCTCCGTATTATGACAAGATTTTCGTGATCTTCCAGCGGCTGCATGCCCAGGAGCGGTACCCCGGCACCGGCATCGGGCTCGCCGTCGTGAAACGGATCGTGGAGCGGCATGGCGGGCGGATCTGGGTCGAGTCCGAGCCGGGGAAGGGCTCGACCTTCTTCTTCACGCTGCCGGCGGTGGAGCGGTGA
- a CDS encoding DUF1059 domain-containing protein, translating to MVMTIRCADLGLACEHEITAEGEDELLKRVAEHIQTVHAMNPEAPGMEEKFRGAMREE from the coding sequence ATGGTGATGACAATCCGGTGCGCCGATCTCGGTCTTGCGTGCGAGCATGAGATTACAGCAGAGGGAGAGGACGAACTCCTGAAGAGGGTGGCGGAGCATATACAGACCGTGCACGCCATGAACCCGGAGGCGCCGGGGATGGAGGAGAAGTTCCGGGGCGCGATGCGGGAGGAGTGA
- a CDS encoding fasciclin domain-containing protein: MSAATGMVEGAPPEVVQYAEDWPLPNRDYSNTRATNDSSIDASNVDQLGLAWTFEINATGQFGGASSNPLILGDTVYFQDLFGNTYALDFETGDVLWAREYNSTNLTGPNGPAVGWDKVFVTKDPFTIAALNATDGEEIWEARLIEDPPNATGEGIDIQPLVYNGLVYTSTVPGRGDVFYQGGAVGIIFALDQESGDVVWNFSTVDDPESIWGNPEVNSGGGAWYPPAVDTDSNITFWAVANPAPFAGTPEFPNGTSRPGPNLYTNSLVALDHADGELLGFTQVLPHDLFDHDFQISPILAEAKISGDDQEIVIGAGKMGRVYAFDRDRGGCIFWIAMVGEHQNDQLAALPEGNETVTVYPGALGGVETPIAYSGGIVYVPYVDLYTNWTSISSLSLGVEGAIAPELQPFDEGTGGLVAIEADTGKILWDEKFDAINVGGATVVNDLVFTATFDGTIYALDRMTGEIVWNYTAPAGINAWPAVANDTIVWPAGVGEDRAVLALRLGENVTPTPTPTPTPTATPTPTPTPRPPPKVIKSPTTIIQTINIYNNISVFIQIIQQTQVNVTLQQDQNFTCFVPTNDAFDNVTAENLSEEDKTKLVQYSCVPGAYNITDLDNVTLTTLEGSNITVDARDNILIINDVAVNVTVVQTANGFVYIIDKVIVPPELGPEVLPTPYPTVTPTITPTVTPTAMPNVTPNVTPTVTPNVTPTVTPTPNVTPTMTPPVPNVTPALNITEPQEGANLSGDTITVSVNVTNFTLVDRLGAANVPGEGHLHYYLDAAVPRNASAPAITAPGTYVPTVNTSYTWANVTPGEHNLSVQLVNNDHTPLIPLVYQTVNVTAEGAAPNVTPTETPSPNVTTPAPPGVVIPNVSPTMTPTITPAITPNVTPNATPNVTPSMMPELPDLIETAQQDGNFTTLLTAVDAAALTDTLRGEGPFTLFAPTDAAFANLSNATVESLLAEPEGDLTEILLYHVVPARINASGLEDGMNLTTVQGSNLTVNITDGVVMVDNASVITADIPAGNGVIHAIDAVLIPPDVNLTALIPTTPMQTPAVEPTPPAGQNVTVDLVAEGIAFDQNTITVPAGANVTMNFENRDEGIPHNFAAYTTSAATEPIFVGEVITGVDSITYTFTAPEEPGTYFFRCDVHPTTMTGSLVVE; the protein is encoded by the coding sequence GTGTCAGCAGCTACGGGGATGGTGGAGGGTGCTCCACCGGAGGTGGTCCAGTATGCAGAAGACTGGCCGCTCCCCAACAGGGACTACAGCAACACGCGTGCGACCAACGACTCCAGCATAGACGCCTCCAACGTGGATCAGCTGGGGCTGGCCTGGACCTTCGAGATCAATGCCACGGGCCAGTTCGGCGGGGCGAGCAGCAACCCGCTCATCCTGGGTGATACGGTCTACTTCCAGGACCTCTTCGGCAACACCTATGCGCTCGACTTCGAGACGGGTGATGTGCTCTGGGCCCGGGAGTACAACTCGACGAACCTAACCGGACCCAACGGTCCGGCGGTGGGCTGGGACAAGGTCTTTGTCACCAAGGATCCATTCACCATCGCAGCCCTCAATGCGACCGACGGTGAGGAGATCTGGGAGGCGAGGCTGATCGAGGATCCGCCCAATGCCACCGGAGAGGGCATCGACATCCAGCCCCTCGTCTATAACGGGCTCGTGTACACCTCGACGGTGCCGGGCAGGGGCGACGTCTTCTACCAGGGCGGCGCCGTCGGGATCATCTTCGCCCTCGATCAGGAGAGCGGGGATGTCGTCTGGAACTTCAGCACGGTGGACGACCCCGAGAGCATCTGGGGCAACCCCGAGGTCAACAGCGGCGGGGGTGCCTGGTATCCGCCGGCGGTGGATACGGATTCGAACATCACCTTCTGGGCCGTTGCCAACCCGGCTCCCTTCGCGGGAACCCCCGAGTTCCCGAACGGGACGAGCCGCCCGGGTCCGAACCTCTACACCAACAGCCTGGTGGCCCTCGACCATGCGGACGGCGAACTGCTCGGGTTCACCCAGGTGCTGCCCCATGACCTCTTCGACCATGATTTCCAGATCTCGCCCATCCTCGCCGAGGCGAAAATCAGCGGAGACGATCAGGAGATCGTGATCGGTGCCGGCAAGATGGGCAGAGTGTATGCCTTCGACCGTGACAGGGGCGGATGCATCTTCTGGATTGCCATGGTCGGAGAGCACCAGAACGACCAGCTGGCTGCCCTGCCAGAAGGCAACGAGACCGTCACGGTGTACCCCGGTGCCCTCGGCGGCGTGGAGACGCCCATCGCCTATTCCGGCGGCATCGTCTATGTGCCGTATGTCGATCTCTACACCAACTGGACCTCGATCTCTTCTTTGAGTCTGGGAGTGGAAGGAGCGATCGCGCCCGAGCTCCAGCCGTTCGATGAAGGCACGGGCGGGCTCGTCGCCATCGAGGCGGACACCGGCAAGATCCTCTGGGACGAGAAGTTCGATGCGATCAACGTCGGCGGCGCAACCGTAGTGAACGACCTGGTCTTCACGGCCACGTTCGACGGCACCATCTACGCCCTCGACCGCATGACGGGCGAGATCGTATGGAACTACACCGCTCCGGCCGGCATCAACGCCTGGCCTGCCGTCGCCAATGACACCATCGTCTGGCCGGCGGGAGTCGGGGAGGATCGCGCTGTACTGGCGCTCCGGCTGGGAGAGAACGTGACGCCGACTCCTACGCCCACGCCAACACCCACGGCCACGCCAACGCCCACACCCACACCGAGGCCGCCGCCCAAGGTGATCAAGAGTCCGACAACCATCATCCAGACGATCAACATCTACAACAACATCTCCGTCTTCATCCAGATCATCCAGCAGACACAGGTGAATGTGACGCTGCAGCAGGACCAGAACTTCACCTGCTTCGTCCCGACAAACGATGCCTTTGACAACGTCACGGCGGAGAACCTCTCCGAAGAGGACAAGACCAAGCTGGTGCAGTATAGCTGCGTGCCGGGCGCCTACAACATCACCGATCTGGATAACGTCACCCTCACGACCCTCGAAGGGTCCAATATCACGGTCGATGCGAGAGACAATATCCTGATCATCAACGACGTGGCAGTGAACGTCACGGTGGTACAGACCGCCAACGGTTTTGTCTATATCATCGACAAGGTGATCGTCCCGCCGGAGCTGGGGCCTGAAGTGCTGCCGACTCCCTACCCGACAGTAACGCCGACGATCACCCCGACGGTTACACCGACGGCGATGCCGAATGTCACCCCCAATGTGACCCCGACGGTAACGCCGAACGTCACGCCCACCGTGACACCGACACCCAATGTGACGCCAACGATGACGCCGCCCGTCCCGAACGTCACTCCCGCGCTGAACATCACGGAGCCGCAGGAGGGCGCGAACCTCAGCGGCGATACCATCACCGTATCCGTGAACGTGACCAACTTCACGCTGGTGGACCGGCTGGGCGCCGCGAACGTGCCGGGCGAGGGGCACCTGCACTACTACCTGGACGCGGCGGTCCCGAGGAACGCGAGTGCGCCGGCGATCACCGCACCGGGCACCTACGTGCCGACGGTCAACACCAGCTACACCTGGGCGAACGTGACGCCGGGGGAGCATAACCTCTCGGTGCAGCTGGTCAACAACGACCACACGCCGCTGATCCCGCTGGTGTACCAGACGGTCAACGTGACCGCGGAAGGCGCCGCCCCCAACGTGACGCCGACCGAAACGCCGTCGCCCAACGTCACCACCCCAGCCCCGCCGGGAGTTGTGATCCCGAACGTGTCGCCCACCATGACACCTACGATTACTCCCGCGATCACTCCTAATGTGACACCCAATGCGACGCCGAACGTCACACCCTCCATGATGCCGGAACTTCCGGATCTCATCGAGACTGCTCAGCAGGACGGCAACTTCACCACGCTGCTCACGGCCGTGGATGCCGCCGCCCTGACCGACACCCTCCGCGGCGAGGGCCCCTTCACGCTCTTTGCCCCAACGGATGCGGCTTTTGCTAACCTATCCAATGCGACCGTGGAATCTCTCCTCGCAGAACCGGAGGGGGATCTCACCGAGATTCTACTCTACCATGTCGTGCCGGCGCGGATAAACGCCTCCGGGCTGGAGGATGGCATGAATCTCACGACGGTCCAGGGCAGCAACCTGACCGTCAATATCACGGACGGCGTGGTGATGGTGGACAACGCATCGGTGATCACGGCGGACATCCCGGCAGGCAACGGCGTCATCCATGCCATCGATGCCGTGCTGATCCCGCCGGATGTGAACCTTACTGCCCTCATACCTACGACCCCCATGCAGACTCCTGCAGTGGAGCCCACGCCTCCGGCAGGGCAGAACGTGACCGTCGACCTGGTGGCGGAAGGCATCGCCTTCGACCAGAACACCATCACGGTGCCGGCCGGGGCGAACGTCACCATGAACTTCGAGAACCGGGACGAGGGCATCCCCCACAACTTCGCAGCCTACACGACGTCGGCGGCGACCGAGCCCATCTTCGTGGGCGAGGTCATCACCGGGGTGGACTCCATCACCTACACCTTCACGGCCCCGGAGGAACCCGGGACCTACTTCTTCCGCTGCGACGTCCATCCGACCACCATGACGGGCAGCCTGGTTGTGGAGTAG
- a CDS encoding AI-2E family transporter, with protein MADPLRTSRVWIFILVLTLYILAIAAFFRILDTLLLGVAAAVVVMPLRRWIGRRFTVFVSASIATTLVFLAILVFILGILGILYQNRDLILRIAESIEAGWADLVSGGLLGMPLIPQDLIASWLNRLTELAGSTLERLVFSIPDYLVEIAIFFFSLYLFLLHGEEIWGEILGIVPGRMGNALQQIGRTVSDTLYAVFVVDIGIAVVTFFIAAPFLYILGYDHVIFFSFVLAVSEVLPVVGPSFVIVVLAILDIFTGNLARGIVMLVAGYLIVAAFPDLFLRPVLMGNRAGISPVIMFIAIFGGLYALGAIGFVFGPLIASIVLAGYRVLVDELKTPEGG; from the coding sequence ATGGCAGATCCCCTCCGCACAAGCCGTGTGTGGATCTTCATTCTGGTCTTAACCCTTTACATCCTCGCAATAGCGGCATTCTTCAGAATCCTTGATACCCTCCTTCTCGGCGTCGCTGCCGCCGTCGTGGTCATGCCGCTCCGCCGATGGATCGGTCGCAGGTTCACCGTCTTCGTTTCGGCATCTATTGCGACCACGCTCGTATTTCTCGCGATCCTGGTCTTTATCCTGGGCATTCTCGGCATACTCTACCAGAACCGCGACCTGATCCTGCGGATAGCCGAGAGCATCGAGGCGGGCTGGGCGGATCTCGTGTCCGGGGGTCTCCTGGGTATGCCCCTCATCCCGCAGGACCTGATCGCCAGCTGGCTGAACCGGCTCACGGAACTCGCCGGGAGCACGCTCGAGAGGCTTGTCTTCTCGATTCCCGACTACCTGGTCGAGATCGCGATCTTCTTCTTCAGCCTCTACCTCTTCCTCCTCCACGGAGAGGAGATATGGGGAGAGATCCTGGGAATTGTTCCCGGGCGGATGGGGAACGCTCTCCAGCAGATCGGCAGGACGGTATCGGACACCCTGTACGCGGTATTTGTGGTCGATATCGGAATTGCCGTCGTCACGTTCTTCATCGCGGCTCCGTTCCTGTATATCCTGGGCTACGATCACGTGATCTTCTTCTCGTTCGTTCTCGCGGTCTCGGAGGTTCTCCCCGTAGTTGGCCCATCGTTCGTCATCGTCGTCCTCGCCATCCTGGACATTTTTACGGGCAACCTGGCGCGGGGGATTGTGATGCTGGTCGCCGGATACCTGATCGTCGCGGCGTTTCCGGATCTCTTCCTGCGCCCCGTCCTGATGGGCAACCGTGCCGGCATCAGCCCCGTGATCATGTTCATCGCCATCTTCGGGGGTCTGTATGCGCTGGGCGCCATCGGGTTCGTGTTCGGGCCTCTGATCGCGTCGATCGTTCTGGCGGGCTACCGCGTCCTCGTCGACGAGTTGAAGACGCCTGAAGGAGGCTAG
- a CDS encoding PRC-barrel domain-containing protein, producing MIETTETESTAMVERTLLAPRVLAGSRLIGSGIRNPAGEDLGTIEEIMIDVVSGRIVNAVLAYGGSILGGARYFAVPRASFMMRPGTNYGILDVPKEDLDNSPGINRAELPMTQNVTWIVEDRTRVVKPAAAPVEPLSGSDIIGLRRGGGPRDETPAKVGVGVTEPVRAVAPGIPEEGRRNE from the coding sequence ATGATCGAGACAACGGAGACAGAGTCCACAGCGATGGTTGAACGCACGCTTCTGGCCCCGAGGGTGCTGGCGGGCAGCCGGCTGATCGGGAGCGGGATCCGCAATCCGGCGGGAGAAGACCTCGGCACTATCGAGGAGATCATGATCGACGTCGTCAGCGGCAGGATCGTCAATGCCGTGCTCGCCTACGGCGGCAGTATCCTGGGAGGAGCCAGGTACTTCGCGGTTCCCCGGGCGTCGTTCATGATGCGGCCCGGTACGAACTACGGGATCCTGGATGTCCCGAAGGAGGATCTGGACAACTCGCCCGGCATCAACCGGGCCGAGCTGCCCATGACCCAGAACGTGACCTGGATCGTCGAGGACAGGACCCGCGTGGTGAAGCCGGCCGCCGCCCCCGTCGAACCGCTCTCCGGCAGCGACATCATCGGGCTGAGGAGGGGCGGCGGACCCCGGGATGAGACGCCTGCGAAGGTGGGTGTGGGGGTGACGGAGCCGGTCCGCGCCGTGGCGCCGGGAATACCGGAAGAGGGGAGGCGGAACGAGTAG